CACCAGCACTTGTGTTATATCCTGAGGAAGAGTTTcctctttaaagggatagttcacttaaaaatgaaaattctgtcattactcaccctcatgttgttccaaaccagtaagaccatCGTTGATCTTtaaaacacatattaagatGAAATCCgatttaatgaaatccgagagctctcccacatgtcacatggactattttgtcgatgttcttggcacctttctggaccttgaatggggaaggacccttgctgtctatggagggtcagaaagctcttggatttcatcagaattatcttaatttgtgttccgaagatgaacaaaggttatACGGGTtttggagcgacatgagggtgagatattaatgaccgaatttttaattttggggtgaactgtccctttaatggaAAGAGTTTcctttctaaaaaaattttttttgatgCTTTTACAGGAATGGGATGCAAGGGATAAGGAATCAATCAAAAGAGCGATCTCCCACTCCAACGTAGTGATCAACCTTGTGGGAAGAGAGTGGGAGACCaggtactaaaaaaaaaaaaatcaaactgcacgatttggggggaaaaaatataattgtggtttttctgattaaaattgcaattttaaaagtacatttaaaagaaattccatgtttgctgtgcttgtttgtagggctgcacaatttggtatataataataataataaatattactaaataaaatgtaaaaattattgaaTGAAAACtagaaatattattgtaataattcactaaaataaaaacaatcaagtATTtaggaattgttttttttttttttttttgacaactCCAAGGAGCCTGTAAAGCTTCTTTCACTAATAAGCATTTCTCATTACATGTATGCGAAGTTTGGGTTCTAATTTGGATTCTAAATTCTAACTTGGATACCTTAAGGTGGTCTGTAGATGTattcaaatatttcatatttctataaaacaCACTGTCTATTTTTCCCCTTTTAAAGGAACTACAAGTTTGAGGACGTCTTTGTCACCATCCCCCAGCAGATCGCAAAGGCAGCACGTGAAGCCGGAATCAAAAAGTTCATTCATATGTCCCACCTTAACGCAGATATCCGCAGCCCTTCTAAATACCTAAGGAATAAGGtaacgttttaataatgtaacatgcttaattaaaaaccatGGGTGTATCAAAAGCGGTTAAAGCTATTAAGTCAATAGTAATGCATTCTACAAAGGTAAAGTGActaattgctttgtttttgtgtcatAACTGATCATGTGTTTAACTCCTGCAGGCTGTAGGTGAGGCAGCAGTGCGGGAAGAGTTCCCTGACGCCATCATTATGAAACCCTCTGAGTGCTTTGGAAGGGAGGATAGATTCTTGAACCACTTTGCTAGTAGGTGTCTGATTATATCCTGAAATCAGTTACTGATTGTAACTATTAAAACTATACCTTGTTGTTTGTGTCTACCTAGttgttaaatggatagttcatgtaattgttttttttttttttagacagacATGCGTTGGTTTGGCAAAGCTGTTCCTCTTATTGCAATGGGGAAGAAGACAGTCAAACAGCCTGTTCATGTGAGTATCAACCTGAATATGTCTTATTTAAATGTTCATAATAACAGTCTTGTATCATTTCAGAATAAATATGCAATATCTTGCTGTTTAAGGTGGTGGATGTGGCCAAAGCCATCACCAATGCCATCAAAGACCCCGATGCTAATGGGAAAACATATGCATTAGTTGGGTAAGAACCAACCCAGTTTCTCCTTCACTctcttcttattttggtaattgcATACTTTACAGTCTGTGAGTTCTTGTGCTCAAAACTATGTGAAATGAACCTTTTGCTCCACAGGCCCAACCGATACCTACTGCATGACTTGGTGGAGTACGTATATGCGCTGTCCCACAGGCCGTATTTGGCTTACCCCATACCTCGCCCTCTCTATCAGTAAGTATTTCCTAAAAGATCAATTCACATTACTTATCCTAAAGGGGAAGTATGCTTCTAGTGTCACCTAGACAGGGTCTCTGCAGGTAAATATTAAGAGTTTTGAAGATGTTTTTAAGACcaattaaagaaaatttaagagATAAATTGGAACTATTTAatgtaatactttaaaatgtcttcaAAGTTTGAAAGTCAAAACTTAAAACAGATCTCcattacaaaaactaaaaactggCTTGAAAACAACCACTAGAATATGGAATAATTTCTGTTACTGTACCTGTAATGTACCTTCTTCTGCAGAATTTTTGACTTGTTTTCAGTGTAAATCTTTAACCATTCtttaaaactacataaaataaGAAGTCGTGTTGtattagaaatagaaaaaaatgaagtgagtttatgcttaaaacaagaatgccaagttaaaaattaaaaataagtgttttatactccttttttgttgttgttttttgcataaactcattttttcagaaaacaaggctTCATATGTTTAGTTTGCATGTGAAGCTAATGCATCTTGAAatgtaaggcctggaaaacccttaaatatagcaatattcctgaataTGAACTTGAAAAGtacttgaattattgaaagataatgaaataagtttttttgtttgtttgcttgtttgttttttaataagcacatatcttttcacacaattaaaaaaaaaaaaaaaaaagaaaaattatattatatatatatatatatatatatatatatatatacactttttttttttttttttttttgcctatttcagttaatgtcataaaactgttgagctaagccagtagtagtactgaatgtgtcgtgtaaacatggctgaagatccaaaaagaggaacagataaACCAAATTAATTTTCAGAGTGAATCATATAAGCTGGAACtgctctgattgattcaaactaATGACTTCTTTTCATTTCAAACTATTCattagcaaaaaccagatcagattaaaagagccattcatttttgaatttcgaCATGgcttgtaataattttaaaaaccattatgtTGCAGCGtgattttttaaaaccattgaTTGCAGCGCGTTTCGAAGCATTCCAATCGGATtgcgtattgcgaatcattttattcagatcgggCTTTAAATCTCATattgtgaataatttgatttagatcaggccttcggagtgggttcacaaatcatttgacttagatcggaacttcagagcgggttcttGAATCATTCCGCAATTTGATTGATTCacaagtcctgatctgaaattatGAATTgtcaatcatttgatttagattggaacttcgaagcgggttcgcaaatcttttccTTTAGATCGAAACCTAGGAGCGCgaattgtgaatcatttgattcagattgcaACATCGGAGTGGTTTTgcgaatattttttttttttttctgattgttTTGTTAAACAGTAGAATGCATCAAAACATAAGTgggatctctgattgaagtccttgaaaatccaaaaaaaaaaaagtagtgcttgaaaaatCTGTACGAGCCCTGCAATTTATGGAAATTTACTTTGGCAGCCACATGTATTATCCTTGTGCTTTCTGCTTTTAGCCTCATCGCAAGATTTTTTGAGATGAACCCTTTTGAGCCCTGGACGACGCGTGATAAAGTTGACCGGGTATGTGTTTCAGAGCATtacaaaatgatatattttgtaTGTTGTCAAGAACATAAATAGTTGAAACCCTCATTTGTAGTTCCACACAACGGACATGAAGTACCCCGACCTTCCAGGACTAGAGGATTTGGGCATCGTACCTTCCTCCATCGAGCAGAAGGCCATTGAAACCTTGCGTCGTCATCGCCGTTACCGCTACCTGGACGCTGAGATCGGAGAGACCAAGCCCGCTAAAACAGTCAGCTATTAAACAAGCGGCATTCGCTCATGTGTCCAGTCAGATCTCTGCTGGTCCTTGTGTTGTCTAGTTTAACTTTTTTCTGtacataaataaagatattcaaCCTAAAGCCttggtacatttttattttttatttatttgtttatgatgCATTCAGAGTGTGATGCATATCAAATCACATATGagaatgactgtttttttttttttttttttaaaagtgaaacGTTTTATGAACAATGTAGTTGCAAGagtttatatttgtaatatgacTTGTGGTATTGTATGCTAAATTGTATTtcaaaatacttatttttttaaacaaaaacattttaatttgaaaaaaaaaaaaaatacatatactgtgtgtgtatatatatatatatatatatatatatatatataatgaagagttcagatgcaaaagccactaaatccatctgatgtatttctttaaaaattgcatttgtttctgcctactttgtataggtttctatgtaagtactggtacttctgattgggctgaggctggaatttagtgagtttaaagtaaaagtttttgatagatgtatactatgtgtcaggagcattcactcagtatcatcatctcatttttgaccgagatggcttttagctcgttttgcatctgaactcttcacatatatatatatatatatataaaaatgaagagCTTGATTCCAAAAcgctataaatccattttgattaatttgagtaaaaatgtgttttctttaccaagaaagtggcaagatgaaaaccactattttctgttttaaactttcacatagcatctttaggttataataacattaatctCAAATCTAGATTTTGatttttcaaagatttattataaaaactgatgatttttttcccaaaatgcaataaatccattAGGGGTCTACGCTTACTTCTCTGTTTAGAGAAAGTATAAGTGATGGAAAGAGATGACATAAGTGCgatcaaattcataaactctTGTTCAGATATCAAATATACAACTTTGAACATAGAAATATCTTCTAAATagaagataaaaatgaatactgccagtaggtggcggtaagtcactgatttaatttctgaatcatatcattcatttgattcgttcgaatgGCTAATTAATtaaggaataaagcaagtgactctttttatgaatgggtaattgattcTTTGACTGAAAACGCATGTTCATTCGTAAACAAAACACCGCTGGGTTTGAATTGAGATGCGCAGGggctcagctgtgactttgtttcaaactatttttgaagatgaaatagagcaaaatcaggcaatagtgttatagtcagacaatgtaagtcacttaatattaacttcttgtttatttaactgttgtattaaatcaatatctcatttacaaactcccttaataatcattaaaagctgtcactcatgtcatcaaaattataatcaacaaaactctctacactgcacaatgaatctcttatttacactctctctacactttgtttatgaaagtgGAGGAATTGCAAGGACCTGTTTTATGCTCTCGCTATGGTCAATATATGTGCAGCCACTTGGTAATAAgattataaaaaatgataatttctgTTATGCTGATCATTCTCAGTTACGTATTTAATCGAGACCAGACTTTTTCTAAATGACCTGTTTAGAATGTGTTAAAGATATAAAACAGCCATCCTCAAATACCGGACTTTGATTCCAAACGAAAGCAAGACTGACAACTAGCACAATTTCACCGTTTCTACATTTTAGATAAGCAGCTCTCAGAGGTGCTGACTGACAGTTTACCATCTAAATAGCGGTTGTACCATCATGCTTCAAATCCGCCACCATCATCCCGGTTTTAAGGTGTTGTCGCCTCACGTTGGAGGCTTCTGGACCAAAAAGCTGCGCTTGATCACGCCACACAGACTAAAGCCGAATGCAAACCAGTGGCGTACCGCACTTCATAAGCCTCGTTCAGACTGTCAGCCCATATCCGATTTGTATGCAAATCCGATTGAAATCCGATCATATTTAGGTAGTCTGAACAGCAACGAACTACATGAAATCTGATTTGGTCAAATCCGTTTCTAGCTATATTCGTATGTGGTTTGGAATCCTATTCAAATCGGATTTATGCGTTTTTTCACGTTTTCATGCCACGTAAAACGTAAACACGTCAGacgtttttgtggaaaacataacAAACGTCTTTGCAGAAACAAGCTTGTGTTGTTGCGAACTGCAAATCAAGTGGGAAAAGACAATATACAGCTAGTATACGCACTTCTTTGAGTTTTGAAACCAGCGGAGACGGCAGCACAGAATAAAGTCGCACATTCCAGCTTCCTGCGTTTCTGCCGCTGCTTTAGAAGACGAAATATAATCAAACGCGACGGCAACGGTGTCATATCACAAGACAGCATCTATATTGCAAACTGTAATGCTGTTATTGTTGACAGTCTAAACGAGGCTATATCGCAACTGTTCAAATCCGATTTGTGTGTCCATAAGCGCTCTTTCTTTTTACGGAATGTGCGTTGGTTTCTATGGCAATGCCGTTGCGTTGTTATGCCAACGCTAAAATCAACAATAACAGCATTACAGTTTGCAATATAGATGCTGTCTTGTGATATGACACCGTTGCCGTCGCGTTTGATTATATTTCGTCTTCTAAAGCAGCGGCAGAAATTTCACTTAAATCATAAACGggttaacaaaacaaaaaggaaaaaatgtgcTGAATTTCGATGTGACACGATGCAAAGTTCACGTAAACGAGGCGGAAACccgttttctttattttgtaaaagctTTA
The sequence above is drawn from the Labeo rohita strain BAU-BD-2019 chromosome 25, IGBB_LRoh.1.0, whole genome shotgun sequence genome and encodes:
- the ndufa9a gene encoding NADH dehydrogenase [ubiquinone] 1 alpha subcomplex subunit 9, mitochondrial, translated to MAAVILICRPAGVLPKLSGTCSPVLLAAGPVTVQHKKIHHAVVPKGKGGRSSSSGIAATVFGGTGFLGRYVVNRLGRIGSQVVIPHRCDQYDLMYLRPMGDLGQIIFTEWDARDKESIKRAISHSNVVINLVGREWETRNYKFEDVFVTIPQQIAKAAREAGIKKFIHMSHLNADIRSPSKYLRNKAVGEAAVREEFPDAIIMKPSECFGREDRFLNHFANMRWFGKAVPLIAMGKKTVKQPVHVVDVAKAITNAIKDPDANGKTYALVGPNRYLLHDLVEYVYALSHRPYLAYPIPRPLYHLIARFFEMNPFEPWTTRDKVDRFHTTDMKYPDLPGLEDLGIVPSSIEQKAIETLRRHRRYRYLDAEIGETKPAKTVSY